Sequence from the Macaca fascicularis isolate 582-1 chromosome 16, T2T-MFA8v1.1 genome:
GGAGCAGGGAAGGCCTGACTTCCACTGGCATCAAGAGGCGGGCGGGCCCTCCGACCACTTCCAGAGGAATCTGCCATGCCCAGAACCTGTCCTAAGGAAACTTCCTGCTTGAGTTCCCAGATGGCTGGAAGGGGTCCAGCCTAGTTGGAAGAGGAACAGCACTGGGGAGTCTTGGTGGATTCTGGGGCCCTGCCCAATGAGACTCTAGGGTCCAGTGGATGCCACAGCCCAGCCTGGCCCTTTCCTTCCAGATCCTGCATACTGAAAGCCTTAGGGAAGCTGGCCTGAGAGGGGAAGTGGCCCTAAGGGAGTGTCTAAGAACAAGAGCGACCCATTCAGAGATTGTCCCTGAGACCTAGTACTACCCCCCATGAGGAAGGAGCAGCAATGGTGTCAGTATCCAGGCCTTGTACAGAGTGcttttctgtttagtttttactttgttttgttttttaaagatgaaataaagaccCAGGGGGAGAATGGGTGTTGTATGGGGAGGCAGATCTGGGGGGTCCTTCTCCACACCCACTTTCTccatttgcaaatatattttggagAACAGTTAGGCACCGGCCTATGTCTGGGGGTAGCTCTGCACCATCCCTTCCTGCTCACCTTACACTCAACTCCTCTTTTCCTGGAGGGAGTGACCAGGAATCTTCAGAAAGCTTGGATGAGGAGCCTGACATCCAGTTCTCTAGCTTCAGGGTTGGGGGGGATCGGGAAGCTGGATTCGGATCCGAGAGCCCTTTAACAACCAGATCATTCTTTCTTAGAACGAATTCCTAAGGCCACTCACCAGAATGGGGTTATTTCCTCCTTGTGAGTCAGGAGAGTGGCGGTTGAGTGGGCGAAAGACGAGGCAGGGTCTACTGTGGGACTCATTTTCCTTGCCTTGGCTATGCCAGAGGAGCTCACTGACCTAAGGAGTAGCTGTCCAGAAAGCCCACCCAAGCCAGCACAGCCACCCTGGCGGTACAAAGGCTGGGCCGGCCGGACTTCTGTGCCCCCCACATTCCCAGATTGGACATATAAAAACACACACTAGTTAGCATTAGTGTTTGTAGTGCCACTTTACTGCCAATGGCTGACATTGCCCTGGgttggggaaaataaataaaatctactgTGGCATCAGACAGGTATTACCGAGGTGAAGAGTGGACCAGGCTTTTGTGGGCACTTATCCTGGGAAGGGGGTATAAGGTGGCTGGGGAAGTGTCCGTGGAGAGtgtctctctcctgcccccaAGGCCATGGAATCTTATTCCTTCCTCGTACCCAAAAGGGCAAAGTGGAGGCCAGGGTCTCTTTGCTAAGGAGCTAAGTAAGGGAAAGAGGCAGGGGGAGCTCCCAGCAGGACCAAAGGGAGACCAAGGCTTGGACCCCAGAACAGAGCAGGAACCCAGAATCCTGTGCAGTCACAGGATGACGCAGGGAGGACGGCTGTTGGTGATCTTTTCTAGGGGTTCTCCTTTACTGGCTCTTCGGATGGCCTCAATGAGCTAGAGGACAGAGATGTGGAATGACAGGATGATGCACTGTTGGGGTAGGATGACCCAGAGGTCCTCCCAACACTGCAAATACTCACATCTTTCTCATAGGGAAAGCCCCCATTCTCCAGCTTGGAGAACACCAGCTGTCCATTTATCTCTATCTCAAAGGCACCTGGTAAGAaatcaacagataaataaatggTACACTGAGAACATAGGCAGAAATCAGGAGTTCCTTCAAAGGGGTCCCCCACCACTCCCACTGGAGACCCATTTGTAGCTCCTTAAGCCATTCCCCAACCCTGGGTCAACTCCAGGGAACCTGAGGGAGGCCCCGCCTGTGTGCCCCTGGCAACAATGAAAGACTCCCTCCCCTCCAACCCTACACGATTGCAGTCTAATAGGTTTTTTCCCCCGCAGGCCTCTGTGAACCCCCTGACATATGGAAGGGAACTCATGTTGGCTGGACattttaccatgtgccaggcactgcaggcACTTTACATAAAGCAGCCAATGTCAGAACTAGAAAGCGGGAGAGCTGGGATTTAGAGTACAGACTGACTCAGCAGGTGTTCCATGAGCCTCACCTGTGCCCCCCAAGCGCGACTCGATCTCGATGCCCGGATACTGCTCCTTCACAGCACTGGCCAGCTCCAGGTAGGTCGCCTCGAAGCCGCAGGGTTCACTGGGGAGAAGAaatggggctgggctggggactCGGGGGTGGGGCCTCCCGTGGACCCACCTCCGTCCGGCCCACGGGACCAGGGTAGGGGTCCTCCAGCCGGGACCGCTCACCAGTACTCCACCATGATGCGGACCCCACTCCCCGGCTCCACCTCCTCGGGAGGGGACGCTACGGACGTCTGCCCCGGCTCCCCGCTCATAGCTGCCTGCTCCGCTCGGGCCCCTGCTTCCGGGTGTGACGCGCTCAGCGGGCACGTGACGGGGCGGGGCCTCTGGAGCGTGGCGGGGCCGAGCGTGGCGTTGGGGCGGGGCCGAGCGTGGCGTCCGGGCGCCCCCTGTAGGCCTCCGCCATTGCTACGTTTTGACCTCGTACGGCAGCTCCGGAGCTCGCGCCCCGGGCAGAGTCTGGGAGAACCGGTACAGACCCTCCTTCCCCGGCCCGGTCTCCCGGAATGCCGGGCTTCCCCCACTCCCGATGTCCGCCGGACTTCACGGCTTCATTTACTCTAATGGACTATCTTAGACTGCAGAGCGCTtttcagtttacaaaagaaagagaaagcggTGGGGCAACCATCCTGGAGATGGGAGTGGGTGTGGCTGATGTATGAAATAGTTGACATTTTCTCGCTCACATGCTGAtggcatttgttgttttttttcactcttgttgcccaggctggagtgcaatggcgcgatctcggctcactgc
This genomic interval carries:
- the MIEN1 gene encoding migration and invasion enhancer 1, with the protein product MSGEPGQTSVASPPEEVEPGSGVRIMVEYCEPCGFEATYLELASAVKEQYPGIEIESRLGGTGAFEIEINGQLVFSKLENGGFPYEKDLIEAIRRASKGEPLEKITNSRPPCVIL